A portion of the Pseudarthrobacter defluvii genome contains these proteins:
- the pdxA gene encoding 4-hydroxythreonine-4-phosphate dehydrogenase PdxA: MGRPIVAITMGDAAGIGPEIIVKALADSELRSKARMLVIGDLRRMQLAADIVSSPLTLRKVTEPSEALFQEGTIDVLDIDCIPEDLAWGELSAAAGHGSYLFIEKAVQLAMDRQVDAICTGPLNKAALHAAGHKFPGHTELLAELTGTEEVSMMLTAPKMRVIHVTTHIGLIDAVAKINGDLVYRTIKRGYELLRTSGIENPRIAVCAINPHAGENGLFGYGEEAEKIQPGIEKAQADGINAFGPLPADTLFFLAGRGDFDLVVAQYHDQGHGPVKVLGLENGVNITVGLPVVRTSVDHGTAFDIAGKNIADHESLLEALRQAVDLAPARDEA, from the coding sequence ATGGGACGCCCGATTGTAGCCATCACCATGGGCGACGCGGCCGGCATTGGCCCGGAGATCATCGTCAAGGCCCTGGCGGACAGCGAACTCCGGTCCAAGGCGCGGATGCTGGTCATCGGCGATCTGCGCCGGATGCAGCTCGCCGCGGACATCGTGTCCAGCCCGCTGACCCTGCGCAAGGTCACCGAACCGTCGGAGGCATTGTTCCAGGAAGGCACCATCGATGTGCTGGACATCGACTGCATTCCGGAGGACCTGGCCTGGGGTGAGCTGTCCGCCGCCGCCGGACACGGGTCGTACCTCTTCATCGAGAAGGCCGTGCAGCTGGCAATGGACCGCCAGGTGGATGCCATCTGCACGGGACCGCTCAACAAGGCGGCCCTGCACGCGGCCGGACACAAGTTCCCGGGCCACACCGAACTCCTCGCCGAACTGACCGGCACCGAGGAAGTGTCCATGATGCTGACCGCGCCCAAGATGCGCGTCATCCACGTGACCACGCACATCGGCCTCATCGACGCCGTCGCCAAGATCAACGGCGACCTGGTCTACCGGACCATCAAGCGCGGCTACGAGCTGCTGCGCACCTCCGGGATCGAGAACCCGCGGATCGCCGTGTGCGCCATTAACCCGCACGCGGGCGAGAACGGTCTGTTCGGCTACGGCGAAGAGGCGGAGAAGATCCAGCCGGGCATCGAGAAGGCCCAGGCGGACGGCATCAACGCGTTCGGCCCGCTCCCGGCGGACACCCTGTTCTTCCTGGCCGGCCGCGGTGACTTCGACCTGGTGGTGGCCCAGTACCACGACCAGGGCCACGGACCCGTCAAGGTCCTGGGCCTGGAGAACGGCGTCAACATCACCGTGGGCCTCCCCGTGGTGCGGACGTCAGTTGACCATGGCACGGCCTTCGACATCGCCGGCAAGAACATTGCCGACCACGAGTCGCTGCTCGAGGCGCTGCGGCAGGCAGTGGACCTGGCACCTGCCCGCGACGAGGCCTAA
- a CDS encoding four-carbon acid sugar kinase family protein produces MNTTAAKRWAIIADDLTGAADAAAAYGPTHSSSVILDLDATWPDADILSVNTESRYLSAQDSAAAVTAAVGRAQEQGRQVFKKIDSLLRGNVGAEVAAALASVIDDGGRGLALVAPAFPATGRTTVGGVVHVNGARYAQGSFDGDVAAALAAGGLSTELVGLEAGRTPADLAAHLRDVQDRGAVAVVLDAVSDDDLRCVAEAAALLDFAVLLAGSGGLAGHIAAREEGRDVLREHARHVKRTLTVIGSYSGLARQQTDALVAAGAEHIMLDHQALEDPSVAREVAAAMLRTDVVLTPDPMGAVDKSQALVVAEALARATAAGVEHCEALVLTGGETATAVLKALGAGSFTVIGEIEPGVVMSLLPEPLPLLVTKAGAFGDAGTLARTKQFFTSTTTEMSSK; encoded by the coding sequence ATGAACACCACCGCAGCTAAGCGCTGGGCCATCATCGCCGACGACCTGACGGGAGCGGCCGATGCGGCCGCAGCCTACGGACCCACCCACAGCAGTTCCGTGATCCTCGATCTGGACGCCACGTGGCCGGACGCGGACATCCTGTCGGTCAACACCGAGAGCCGCTACCTGTCAGCCCAAGATTCAGCAGCGGCCGTAACCGCGGCTGTGGGACGGGCACAGGAGCAGGGCCGGCAGGTTTTCAAGAAGATCGACTCGCTGCTTCGCGGCAACGTCGGTGCCGAGGTTGCCGCGGCGCTGGCTTCGGTCATTGACGACGGCGGCAGGGGCCTGGCGCTGGTAGCCCCCGCTTTCCCGGCGACGGGAAGGACCACGGTTGGCGGCGTCGTCCACGTCAACGGTGCGCGGTACGCGCAGGGAAGCTTCGACGGCGACGTCGCGGCGGCGCTTGCCGCCGGCGGTCTTTCCACTGAACTGGTGGGCCTGGAAGCCGGCCGCACTCCGGCGGACCTGGCCGCGCACCTGCGGGACGTGCAGGACCGCGGGGCTGTCGCCGTCGTACTTGACGCTGTGTCCGACGACGACCTCAGGTGCGTCGCTGAAGCTGCGGCCCTGCTGGACTTCGCGGTACTCCTGGCGGGCTCTGGCGGACTGGCCGGGCACATTGCTGCACGGGAAGAAGGACGAGATGTCCTTCGTGAGCATGCGCGGCATGTGAAGCGGACCCTGACCGTGATCGGCAGCTACTCCGGCCTGGCCCGGCAGCAGACGGACGCGCTGGTCGCCGCAGGTGCTGAGCACATCATGCTGGACCACCAGGCGCTTGAGGATCCGTCAGTCGCGCGCGAAGTTGCGGCGGCGATGCTGCGGACGGATGTGGTGTTGACGCCGGATCCCATGGGCGCCGTGGACAAGTCGCAGGCGCTGGTGGTGGCGGAGGCGCTGGCACGGGCCACTGCGGCCGGCGTCGAGCACTGCGAGGCGCTGGTCCTGACGGGCGGGGAAACCGCCACGGCCGTCCTAAAGGCTCTCGGCGCCGGCAGCTTCACCGTTATCGGTGAGATTGAGCCCGGAGTGGTCATGAGCCTGCTTCCGGAGCCCCTCCCCCTGCTGGTCACCAAGGCCGGTGCATTCGGGGACGCCGGCACGCTGGCCAGGACCAAACAGTTTTTCACTAGCACTACGACTGAAATGAGTAGCAAATAA
- a CDS encoding 2-keto-3-deoxygluconate permease, with the protein MSVPIKATMEKVPGGMMLIPLLIGAILGTFAPDSAKFFGSFTGALFTGGTTILAVFYVCMGASIDIKATPYILKKGGVLFGSKVLFAIIIGVVAGRFMGELPIDGGLLSGLSVLAILAALNDTNGGMYMALMGQYGKPKDVAAYSVMTLESGPFLTMVTLGVAGLSAFPWQALVGAIIPLLLGAILGALDPAMRKFLSSAAPVLIPFFALALGFGLNLGQVLNAGLLGVALGLFVLIGGGAVLFFADKLTGGSGIAGLAAATTAGNAATVPMLVAAANPAYSAAAGPATVLVAASVVVTAIGCPLMVAWYAKRLKAKQPVESPKVSPAV; encoded by the coding sequence ATGTCTGTCCCCATCAAGGCCACCATGGAAAAGGTTCCTGGCGGCATGATGCTGATTCCCCTGCTCATCGGCGCCATTCTTGGAACCTTCGCCCCGGATTCCGCCAAGTTCTTCGGCTCCTTCACGGGTGCACTTTTCACCGGGGGCACCACCATCCTGGCGGTGTTCTACGTCTGCATGGGTGCCAGCATCGATATCAAGGCCACCCCGTACATCCTGAAGAAGGGCGGCGTCCTCTTCGGCAGCAAGGTCCTGTTCGCCATCATCATCGGCGTCGTCGCCGGCCGGTTCATGGGTGAACTTCCCATCGACGGCGGGCTGCTTTCGGGACTCTCCGTCCTGGCCATCCTGGCTGCCCTCAACGACACCAACGGCGGCATGTACATGGCCCTCATGGGCCAGTACGGCAAGCCCAAGGACGTGGCGGCCTACTCGGTGATGACGCTGGAATCCGGGCCCTTCCTGACCATGGTGACCCTCGGCGTCGCGGGTCTTTCGGCCTTCCCGTGGCAGGCCCTGGTGGGCGCCATCATCCCCCTGCTCCTCGGTGCAATCCTCGGTGCACTGGACCCGGCCATGCGCAAGTTCCTGTCCTCTGCGGCGCCGGTCCTGATCCCGTTCTTCGCCCTGGCCCTTGGCTTCGGCCTGAACCTGGGCCAGGTCCTCAACGCCGGACTGCTCGGCGTAGCCCTGGGGCTGTTCGTGCTGATCGGCGGCGGTGCCGTGCTCTTCTTCGCGGACAAGCTGACCGGCGGCTCCGGCATCGCCGGGCTCGCAGCAGCCACAACGGCCGGCAACGCAGCCACGGTTCCCATGCTGGTGGCCGCAGCCAACCCGGCCTACTCCGCCGCAGCCGGCCCGGCCACCGTACTGGTGGCGGCCTCCGTGGTGGTCACTGCCATCGGCTGCCCCCTCATGGTCGCTTGGTACGCTAAACGCCTGAAAGCCAAGCAGCCCGTGGAAAGCCCCAAGGTGTCCCCCGCAGTATGA
- a CDS encoding DUF3841 domain-containing protein, protein MSLCQTFPSPRADRAVPAGRVGYDLNADRLLLHTFQPEEALKELLSTGQLIPDPSRAEPLFADAYAWMFREMDRRLPTSGDGALWFWARITREYLVGSCRRHRGDVLLTCRIPRERVLLSHFSDWHRALGATPHVLELPGESDDDYGARLDRIWDELNERKRAAGVLGKGFREWPEDLRRDLERSWEQFLDPSTYGRWDVVQATAHVLRAEDVLHAVRIG, encoded by the coding sequence TTGAGCCTGTGCCAAACTTTCCCGTCACCCCGCGCGGACCGTGCAGTTCCCGCTGGCCGCGTCGGCTACGACCTGAACGCCGACCGTCTCCTGCTGCACACCTTCCAGCCCGAGGAAGCCCTGAAGGAACTCCTGTCCACCGGGCAACTCATCCCGGATCCGAGCCGGGCGGAGCCGCTGTTCGCCGACGCCTATGCCTGGATGTTCCGGGAGATGGACCGCCGCCTTCCCACCAGTGGAGATGGTGCCCTCTGGTTCTGGGCGCGTATTACCCGTGAATACCTGGTCGGCAGCTGCAGGCGCCACCGTGGCGACGTCCTGCTGACCTGCCGGATCCCGCGGGAAAGGGTTCTGCTGTCCCACTTCTCGGACTGGCACCGCGCCCTGGGCGCCACACCTCACGTGCTTGAATTGCCGGGCGAGAGCGACGATGACTATGGCGCGCGGTTGGACCGGATCTGGGACGAACTCAACGAGCGCAAGCGGGCAGCCGGTGTGCTTGGTAAGGGATTCCGGGAGTGGCCCGAGGATCTGCGCAGGGATCTCGAGCGGAGCTGGGAGCAGTTCCTCGACCCGTCAACCTACGGCAGGTGGGACGTCGTGCAGGCGACCGCGCACGTCCTCCGCGCCGAAGATGTCCTCCACGCTGTACGGATCGGCTAG
- a CDS encoding YoaK family protein, producing MRKHFFGSAERLHLVLMLALTFSTGVVDAMGYLGLDRVFTGNMTGNVVLLGMAMAGGTSLPILRPALALAFFMLGAALAGRLLRRNSEGWSPQTSAALSAVSLGLWALTVFVLLAPVQADPTLGSIVTSALALLMGTQAATAKRLKVAEITTVVVTSTITGLASDSRLAGGKGTFWQRRALAIALIMLGALAGAAALHVHLALALALAAVIATAVTVTGHVAHRRAAAEAKAGSGSPSLARD from the coding sequence GTGAGGAAACATTTTTTTGGTTCGGCTGAGCGGCTGCACCTGGTGCTGATGTTGGCCCTGACGTTTTCAACCGGCGTGGTGGACGCAATGGGCTACCTGGGCTTGGACCGCGTCTTCACCGGAAACATGACGGGCAACGTGGTGCTGCTGGGCATGGCCATGGCCGGCGGAACCAGCCTCCCCATTCTTCGGCCGGCGCTGGCGCTGGCCTTCTTCATGCTGGGCGCAGCTTTGGCCGGGCGGCTCCTCCGGCGCAACAGCGAAGGCTGGTCACCGCAGACCTCCGCAGCCCTGTCCGCGGTATCACTGGGCCTGTGGGCGCTAACCGTCTTCGTGCTCCTGGCCCCCGTGCAGGCCGATCCCACCCTCGGGAGCATCGTCACCAGCGCACTCGCCCTGCTCATGGGCACCCAGGCCGCGACGGCGAAGCGCCTGAAGGTCGCGGAAATCACCACCGTGGTGGTCACCTCCACCATCACCGGGCTCGCCTCCGACTCACGACTGGCAGGCGGCAAGGGAACGTTCTGGCAGCGCCGCGCACTGGCCATCGCCCTGATCATGCTCGGGGCACTGGCCGGGGCGGCAGCACTGCATGTGCACCTGGCGCTTGCACTGGCGCTGGCAGCGGTGATCGCCACGGCAGTCACGGTAACAGGGCACGTCGCCCACCGGCGGGCGGCGGCAGAAGCAAAGGCCGGGTCGGGGAGTCCCTCACTGGCCCGGGACTGA
- a CDS encoding ABC transporter substrate-binding protein: protein MAALALAMTACAPIQPLPEAVVHNDVTSAPIGNQTVVEGGDLVMALSAEPDRLDPTTSSSLYTRYVMQTMCQKLYDIDAQGKIVPQLATKLPEVSNNGQTVTIQVRDDAVFADGTKFDAGAVRDTLNRDLTMKGSARKSELGPISGITAPNPTTVQITYKKPFAPLTAALADRAGMILSPTAVAAAGDAFGDHPVCVGPFKFKQRIPQTSIQVERDPLYYDTKNVHLDSVTYRIMTDSNIRTANLRSGDVQVADSIAPQDVDALAKEHGVGVLQVGSLGYQGLTINLGNTNGVGKPVGDLNTPLAKNAAIRQALSMSIDRKALVSTLFNNWYEPACSPVAPSSPFSSDAAQGCPAYDPAKAKQMLKDAGVPVPFPIKVQVTNSPDSLRYAQALQASAADGGFALTIAPVEYSTLLDVQSHGSFEALLLGWSGRVDPHGNMYNFLATGGGNNYSGYSNPAVDKLLTDASASTDQAARAALYGKAVQQVQADNPIIYLYRIHSLTAYSNKVAGVETFADGVVHLSNAAFVKK from the coding sequence GTGGCCGCCCTGGCACTGGCGATGACCGCCTGCGCGCCCATCCAGCCCCTGCCCGAGGCGGTAGTGCATAACGACGTGACCTCCGCCCCCATCGGCAACCAGACCGTGGTGGAGGGCGGCGACCTGGTGATGGCCCTCTCGGCTGAACCCGACCGCCTGGACCCCACAACGTCGTCGTCCCTCTACACCCGGTACGTCATGCAGACGATGTGCCAGAAGCTGTACGACATCGACGCCCAGGGCAAGATCGTGCCGCAGCTTGCCACCAAGCTTCCCGAGGTGAGCAACAACGGGCAGACGGTGACCATCCAGGTGCGGGATGACGCCGTGTTTGCCGACGGCACCAAGTTCGACGCCGGGGCCGTCCGCGACACCCTCAACAGGGACCTGACCATGAAAGGTTCCGCCCGCAAGAGCGAACTGGGTCCGATCAGCGGCATCACGGCCCCGAACCCCACCACCGTCCAGATCACCTACAAGAAGCCGTTCGCCCCGCTCACCGCGGCGCTCGCGGACCGTGCCGGCATGATCCTCTCGCCCACGGCGGTTGCTGCGGCAGGGGATGCCTTCGGCGACCACCCCGTGTGCGTGGGACCGTTCAAGTTCAAGCAGCGCATCCCGCAGACCTCCATTCAGGTGGAACGGGACCCGCTGTACTACGACACCAAGAACGTCCACCTGGACAGCGTCACGTACCGGATCATGACGGACTCCAACATCAGGACCGCCAACCTGCGCTCCGGTGACGTGCAGGTGGCGGACTCCATCGCACCCCAGGACGTGGACGCGCTGGCCAAGGAACACGGCGTCGGGGTGCTCCAGGTGGGATCCCTGGGCTACCAGGGCCTGACCATCAATCTGGGCAACACCAACGGTGTGGGCAAGCCGGTGGGGGACCTCAACACGCCCTTGGCCAAGAACGCCGCCATCCGCCAGGCGCTCTCGATGTCCATCGACCGCAAAGCCCTGGTGAGCACGCTCTTCAACAACTGGTACGAGCCTGCCTGTTCCCCCGTGGCACCCTCCAGCCCCTTCTCTTCGGACGCCGCCCAAGGCTGCCCGGCCTACGATCCGGCGAAGGCCAAGCAGATGCTGAAGGACGCCGGGGTTCCGGTGCCCTTCCCCATCAAGGTCCAGGTCACCAACTCGCCGGACTCGCTGCGGTATGCGCAGGCGCTCCAGGCGTCCGCGGCGGACGGCGGATTCGCCCTGACCATCGCGCCCGTTGAGTACTCCACGCTCCTGGACGTCCAGAGCCACGGCAGCTTCGAAGCCCTGCTGCTGGGCTGGTCCGGGCGCGTGGACCCGCACGGCAACATGTACAACTTCCTGGCCACCGGCGGCGGCAACAACTACTCCGGCTACAGCAACCCGGCCGTGGACAAGCTCCTCACCGACGCCTCCGCCTCCACCGACCAGGCAGCCCGGGCGGCCCTCTACGGCAAGGCCGTCCAGCAGGTGCAGGCGGACAACCCGATCATCTACCTCTACCGGATCCACAGCCTCACGGCCTACTCCAACAAGGTGGCCGGAGTGGAAACGTTCGCGGACGGTGTGGTCCACCTCAGCAACGCGGCCTTCGTGAAGAAATAA
- a CDS encoding ABC transporter permease: MIRYLSTRLWHSAITLVLASVVIFIGIRQLPGDPAIAMAGEEASPEQLDAIRSQLGLDQPLPVQYFSFIGRLLQGDLGKSTRTGTPVTDLLAGTLPVTLWLAAYAIVVAVVVGVLLGVVAERFRGRWPEWLSNGFALIGLSVPSFWLGLLAILYLAVNLGWFPASGYVDVGTNPVRGLYYLTLPAVILGTGLAAVILRQTRASMIETMSTDYVRTARAKGLGGGRILFRYGLRNSLIVVVTIVGLQLGGLISGAVVTERIFALPGFGKLTLDSVFTRDYPVIQAVVLVITVGYILINLAVDILYSAINPRIRVGSN; this comes from the coding sequence ATGATCCGATACCTCTCGACCCGTCTCTGGCACTCAGCCATCACCCTGGTGCTCGCCTCCGTGGTCATCTTTATTGGCATCCGCCAACTCCCTGGTGACCCGGCCATTGCCATGGCGGGGGAGGAGGCCAGTCCTGAACAGCTGGACGCCATCCGCTCCCAGCTCGGCCTGGACCAGCCCCTCCCCGTCCAGTACTTCTCTTTCATCGGCCGGCTGCTGCAGGGAGACCTGGGAAAGTCCACCCGCACCGGAACACCCGTCACGGACCTGCTCGCCGGCACCTTGCCCGTGACGCTGTGGCTTGCCGCCTACGCAATCGTGGTGGCCGTCGTCGTCGGCGTCCTGCTGGGCGTGGTGGCAGAGCGGTTCCGCGGCCGCTGGCCGGAATGGCTCTCCAACGGCTTTGCCCTCATCGGGCTGTCCGTCCCCAGCTTCTGGCTTGGCCTGCTGGCCATCCTGTACCTGGCCGTCAACCTTGGCTGGTTCCCGGCATCGGGCTATGTCGACGTCGGAACGAACCCCGTGCGCGGCCTGTACTACCTGACGCTGCCCGCGGTGATCCTGGGCACCGGCCTCGCCGCCGTCATCCTGCGGCAGACGCGCGCCTCGATGATCGAAACCATGAGCACTGACTACGTCCGCACCGCCCGCGCCAAGGGCCTGGGCGGCGGCCGGATCCTGTTCCGCTACGGGCTCCGGAACTCCCTGATCGTGGTGGTCACTATCGTGGGCCTGCAACTGGGCGGGCTGATCTCCGGCGCCGTGGTCACGGAGCGCATCTTCGCCCTGCCGGGCTTCGGCAAGCTCACCCTGGACTCCGTCTTCACCCGCGACTACCCCGTGATCCAGGCCGTGGTGCTGGTCATCACCGTTGGGTACATCCTCATTAACCTTGCGGTGGACATCCTGTACTCCGCGATCAACCCGCGAATCCGAGTAGGAAGCAACTGA
- a CDS encoding ABC transporter permease — protein MAVTDIRPAAPGATSLGSDRGRIWKSLRRNPLGLAGGILLALVVLVALLAPLLAPYDPAQVHFATPFQKPGTVGFLLGTDDLGRDIFSRLVFGIRSSLEVGVLAVLLSVVIGTPLGLLAGYWRWLDAIISRLNDVTLAFPFLIIAVGLVAISGPSLGNAAVAIGIAHIPAMIRIIRGETLRIKESDFVMGAKTMDASGGRIIFQHILPNTASALIVQATVIMPAAVIGEAVLSFLGLGIQPPAPSLGIMLSDAQQYLFRSPTAAIVPGLGIAAICLAFNLFGDALRDALDPAATTRKK, from the coding sequence ATGGCCGTCACCGACATCCGCCCTGCAGCCCCGGGCGCAACCAGCCTGGGCTCCGACCGCGGACGCATCTGGAAGTCGCTCCGGCGCAACCCCCTGGGCCTGGCCGGCGGCATCCTGCTGGCCCTCGTGGTCCTGGTGGCCCTGCTGGCACCGCTCCTGGCCCCGTACGATCCGGCGCAGGTCCACTTCGCCACCCCGTTCCAGAAACCCGGCACCGTGGGCTTCCTGCTGGGCACCGACGACCTTGGCCGTGACATCTTCTCCCGGCTGGTCTTCGGCATCCGTTCCTCCCTTGAGGTCGGGGTGCTGGCGGTCCTGCTCTCGGTGGTCATCGGCACCCCGCTGGGGCTGCTCGCGGGCTACTGGCGGTGGCTGGACGCCATCATTTCCCGGCTCAACGACGTCACCCTGGCCTTCCCCTTCCTGATCATCGCGGTGGGGCTCGTGGCCATCAGCGGCCCGAGCCTGGGCAACGCAGCAGTGGCCATCGGCATCGCGCACATCCCGGCCATGATCCGCATCATCCGCGGTGAAACGCTGAGGATCAAGGAAAGCGACTTCGTCATGGGCGCCAAGACCATGGATGCCTCCGGCGGGCGGATCATCTTCCAGCACATCCTGCCCAACACCGCCTCTGCACTCATCGTGCAGGCCACGGTGATCATGCCCGCGGCCGTCATCGGCGAAGCAGTCCTGTCCTTCCTGGGCCTGGGCATCCAGCCGCCTGCACCCAGCCTGGGCATCATGCTCTCCGACGCCCAGCAGTACCTCTTCCGCTCACCCACGGCGGCCATCGTCCCCGGCCTCGGCATCGCCGCGATCTGCCTGGCTTTCAACCTGTTCGGCGACGCTCTGCGCGACGCTTTGGACCCCGCCGCCACCACCCGAAAGAAATAA
- a CDS encoding gamma-glutamyltransferase family protein, giving the protein MTYTPADSFTTRPTLQGTFGMTASTHWLATASAQAVLERGGNAFDAAVAGAFVLHVVEPHLNGPGGDMTGAFVTAENPSEPVVLMGQGPAPAAATREHYLAEGLELVPGAGALAAAVPAAVDAWLLLLRDHGTWELGDVLAFAIGYARNGHPIVGRVGTTIETVADLFTEHWPTSAALWMPDGKIPAAGDIVKNPAYADVLDRLVAAGETDASASREARIDAARREWGEGFVAKAAVKFLATPHRHSSGADHAGVMTEADFAGFSAGYEPATTIEFRGHTIAKTGPWGQGPALLQTLAILEGFDDDRLDPSTAIGAHTILEAQKLAIADREAYYGDAEVPMDYLLSPEYAAERRKLIGEKASHEFRPGKVPGHEPFVPPLRTEYLPPSLAENGGLAFAGVGEPTVMPTGETRGDTCHIDVVDQWGNMVSATPSGGWLQSSPAIPELGFCLGSRLQMTWLEEGAPSTLTPGKRPRTTLTPTLVLKDGKAVTALGSPGGDQQDQWQLLYLLRTIVGGYEPQQAVDAPSLHTISIPGSFWPRTWTPGGAVVEDRLGDDVINELEERGHVVTRAGDWALGRLSSVVSDPETGVLKAAANPRGAQGYAAGR; this is encoded by the coding sequence ATGACGTACACCCCCGCAGACAGCTTCACCACCCGCCCCACCCTCCAGGGCACGTTCGGCATGACCGCCTCCACCCACTGGCTCGCCACCGCCTCCGCGCAGGCAGTGCTGGAACGCGGCGGCAATGCCTTCGACGCCGCCGTCGCCGGCGCCTTCGTCCTCCACGTCGTGGAACCCCACCTGAACGGCCCCGGCGGGGACATGACCGGCGCCTTCGTCACGGCGGAGAACCCCTCCGAACCGGTCGTGCTCATGGGCCAGGGCCCCGCCCCGGCCGCCGCAACCCGCGAGCACTACCTGGCCGAAGGGCTGGAACTGGTGCCCGGCGCCGGTGCGCTCGCCGCCGCGGTGCCAGCCGCCGTCGACGCCTGGCTGCTGCTCCTCCGGGACCACGGCACCTGGGAGCTGGGGGACGTGCTGGCCTTCGCCATCGGCTATGCCCGCAACGGGCACCCGATCGTGGGCCGCGTGGGGACCACCATCGAAACCGTCGCCGACCTCTTCACCGAGCACTGGCCGACGTCGGCCGCCCTTTGGATGCCGGACGGGAAGATTCCCGCAGCCGGAGACATCGTCAAGAACCCTGCGTACGCCGACGTCCTTGACCGGCTCGTAGCCGCCGGGGAAACGGACGCGTCAGCCTCGCGGGAAGCACGCATCGACGCCGCCCGCCGGGAATGGGGCGAGGGATTTGTGGCCAAGGCAGCGGTCAAATTCCTCGCAACACCGCACCGCCACTCGTCCGGGGCCGACCACGCGGGCGTCATGACCGAAGCGGACTTCGCCGGTTTTTCCGCCGGCTACGAACCCGCCACCACCATTGAGTTCCGCGGCCATACGATTGCCAAGACCGGACCCTGGGGGCAGGGGCCGGCACTGCTGCAGACCCTCGCCATCCTGGAAGGGTTCGACGACGACCGGCTGGACCCGTCCACCGCCATCGGCGCGCACACCATCCTTGAAGCGCAGAAACTGGCCATCGCGGACCGTGAGGCCTACTACGGCGACGCGGAAGTGCCGATGGACTACCTACTCAGCCCCGAGTACGCGGCGGAGCGCCGGAAGCTAATCGGTGAAAAGGCCTCGCACGAGTTCCGGCCCGGCAAAGTCCCCGGCCACGAACCCTTCGTTCCGCCGCTGCGCACGGAGTACCTCCCGCCGTCGCTCGCGGAAAACGGCGGGCTTGCCTTCGCCGGCGTGGGGGAACCTACCGTCATGCCAACCGGGGAAACCCGCGGGGACACCTGCCACATCGACGTCGTGGACCAGTGGGGAAACATGGTCTCCGCAACGCCGTCCGGCGGCTGGCTCCAGTCCTCCCCGGCCATTCCCGAACTGGGCTTCTGCCTGGGTTCCAGGCTGCAGATGACCTGGTTGGAGGAGGGTGCGCCGTCCACGCTAACCCCCGGCAAGCGCCCCCGGACCACGTTGACGCCGACGCTGGTGCTGAAGGACGGCAAAGCGGTGACCGCCCTCGGTTCCCCGGGCGGCGACCAGCAGGACCAGTGGCAGCTGCTGTACCTGCTCCGGACGATCGTGGGCGGCTACGAGCCCCAGCAGGCCGTGGACGCACCCTCCCTCCACACCATCTCCATCCCGGGATCCTTCTGGCCCCGCACCTGGACGCCGGGCGGCGCGGTGGTTGAAGACCGCCTGGGCGACGACGTGATTAACGAACTGGAAGAACGCGGCCACGTGGTGACCCGGGCCGGGGACTGGGCGCTCGGCCGCCTGTCATCGGTGGTGAGCGACCCCGAAACCGGTGTCCTCAAGGCCGCCGCCAACCCGAGGGGAGCGCAGGGCTATGCAGCAGGACGCTAG